In Microcoleus sp. FACHB-68, the following are encoded in one genomic region:
- a CDS encoding sulfotransferase: MLNKIHFISGLPRSGSTLLSAILRQNPRFYAGMTSPVGALVERMLEAMSENNEYSVFISPEQKQALILSIFSAYYQPQADKNVIFDTNRLWCAKLSLIAELFPDAKIICCVRNIAWVMDSIERLIRQNAFDVSGLFCNATERATVYSRTEALTQGGRLVGFAYTALKEAFYSEHSHRLLLIDYELFTQRPDKTIALIYQFIREENFGHDYENVEYEAAEFDDKLKTRGLHSIRKKVEFQPRQTILPPDLFERFNNLSFWAEPSYSKANLIVAKPKANAPQNP; the protein is encoded by the coding sequence ATGCTTAATAAAATTCACTTTATTTCTGGACTACCGCGTTCGGGTTCCACATTACTCTCTGCAATTTTGCGACAAAATCCCCGGTTTTACGCCGGTATGACTTCTCCCGTCGGGGCATTAGTTGAGCGAATGCTGGAAGCCATGAGTGAAAACAATGAATATTCGGTTTTTATCTCGCCCGAACAAAAACAAGCCTTAATATTAAGCATTTTTTCAGCTTACTACCAACCCCAAGCTGATAAAAATGTTATTTTTGATACCAACCGACTTTGGTGCGCGAAATTAAGCTTAATTGCGGAATTATTTCCCGATGCGAAAATTATTTGCTGCGTCAGAAATATTGCTTGGGTAATGGACAGCATTGAGCGATTAATTCGCCAAAATGCCTTTGATGTTTCTGGGTTATTTTGCAACGCAACAGAACGGGCAACCGTTTATAGCAGAACTGAAGCCTTAACTCAAGGTGGCAGATTGGTAGGTTTTGCTTATACTGCCCTAAAAGAAGCATTTTATAGCGAACATTCGCACCGGCTGCTGTTGATTGATTACGAGCTATTTACTCAAAGACCCGATAAAACAATTGCCTTGATTTATCAATTTATTAGGGAAGAAAATTTTGGACATGATTATGAAAACGTCGAGTATGAGGCAGCAGAATTTGATGACAAACTTAAAACACGAGGGCTGCACAGTATCCGTAAAAAAGTTGAATTTCAGCCGAGACAGACCATTTTACCGCCTGACTTATTTGAGCGATTTAACAACCTGTCATTTTGGGCAGAACCGAGCTATAGCAAAGCCAATCTTATTGTAGCCAAACCCAAAGCAAATGCACCCCAAAATCCCTAA
- a CDS encoding FG-GAP-like repeat-containing protein — MNTPSNLLFIDSTVDDKESLIAGAVAGTPVIIIDPLRDGISQITEVLAQHTGISTLHIVSHGSPGSLQLGNTNLSLNNLDRYTKKLQSWTKNFSCASIILYGCEVAAGAVGQAFVQKLSQLTGTEVAASTNKTGSAALGGDWEMEYSTGKVNIFLAFDASVLASYSFVLASFGSATSFGAQTPPNGGGKPQYVSVDDLNGDGFLDLVIPNRVGNVSIFLGDGTGKFGTATNFNTGQYAFASDIGDFNRDNIPDIAVANWGSSNVSILLGTGGGNFNPATNFAVGLSPWSVTTGDFNQDSYLDFATANTDANTVSIVLGNGTGSFGAATDFAVGSRPQSVAAGDFNADGFLDFATANYNSNDVSIVFGTGGGNFGTPTNIGVGTNPYSVAVADLNGDSILDLATANEGSSTVSVLLGTGGGNFNPATNFNVGPNPRSVAVSDFNVDGKLDLVTANGVISNSPTDNISILSGDGTGNFEPASNLSIGTGPWTAAVGDFNADGLPDLATSNYWINTTSVLLNTTTPVASFGSPTNFGAGNQPQYVSVDDLNGDGILDLVIPNRATNNVSLLLGDGTGKFGTATNFNTGLYAFASDIGDFNSDNIPDIAVANWGSSNVSILLGTGGGNFNPATNYSVGSSPWSVTTGDFNQDSYLDFATANTSANTVSIVLGNGTGSFGSATNFAVGSTPQSVAAGDFNADGILDFVTANYSSNNVSIVLGTGGGNFGTATNIGVGTNPYSVTVADLNGDNILDLATANEGSSTVSVLVGTGGGNFNAATNFSVGPGPRSVTTGDFNVDGFLDLVTANGVGSNSPTDNISILSGDGTGNFGPARNLSIGTGPWTAAVGDFNTDGLPDLATSNYWSGNSSVLLNTTTIHANNVINYAITANNATVTEGNTGTTPITYTITRSGRTNVASSVDLSFDGTATNNTDYTLAAVAGTGITNTANTVNFAAGATSATITLNVAGDVVSETNETIQVSLTPSTTPAGVQATVPITTPVSTTITNDDTAGFTITPAGVTLNTTEAGGTASFTIRLNTQPTSDVTLALSSSKTAEGAVTPSVIFNSTNWNTPQTITLTAVNDNVADGNVAYQINGTVSSSDTNYSALTFPSVNASNTDNDIAGVTIVQSNGSTSVAEGGATDSYTIALNTIPSGIVDITAVANSQTQISTDGITFVNSATFTRTNTSPQTITVRAINDNVVEGNHTDTITHSIRYSTASEYPTTLAINPVTVNITDANQPPTLTNINKPGSEDTAITFTAADFTNAFSDANGDRLTKIKITALPTNGTLTLNGVSVAANQEIAGSALGGLAFTPSANFNGNVSFGWNGFDGTTYATSSAQVNLNIAPVNDAPTVSNISKAANEDTLISLNASDFISAFSDADANSLTKIKITTLPTNGTLTLNGVAVTANQEINLASLANLSFTPSANFNGSTSFNWNGFDGTTYAVAGASVSLTINAVNDVPIVSNISKSGNEDTAITFTAADFTNAFSDADGDSLTKIKITALPTNGNLRLNGVSVAPNQEIAVAALGGLSFTPNANFNGNVSFGWNGFDGTSYSASNAEINLIVNPINDLPVVSTISKIGSAGTAITFTATDFQSAFGDLDNDALSKIKIPSLPDNGSLTLNGVAVTANQEIEPAALANLAFTPDADFSGVITFGWNGFDGTAYAAAGANVSLAVDVINTAPTLGNISKAGNENADIAFTAADFTGQFSDADGNPLSKVKITSLPTNGTLKLSGVSVTANQEIEAAALGNLVFSPNANFDGTTGFTWNAFDGIAYATAAASVNITVNNVNNLPIVNTVVKQGNEDTNIGFSATDFTGAFGDLDGDSLAKIKLTSLPQNGTLNLAGNRVTVNQEIAVAAINNLTFTPTTNSNGTVSFNWNGSDGTAYAATGNTVNLNIKPVNDAPQQIIDLNRSYRSSGIPIKNVFTDPDGDLLTYNLTLANGGSIKSSPNSSWLNFDFNSQENSITLTGTPPTQWNSFFVNLTATDPWGASANHRFEIRKSQSYTSGWVIDNYISGATVVLDANTNGIVDANEPSATTNTNGEFNLDIPFETFDTNNNGEIDPEEGRLGAFGGTDTATGLPLETPLTAPASATVITLLTTLIQDLIEQGIEPDEANTQVLTALSVPSDIDLTSFDPILATNNNQAGGVEVLVAMTQVQNVITQTNALIDGASSAENSAIMKAVVAAFTTQIKAGTTLDLSSAEQLATLIQQAVTNVKQTDANLNPIVDTQFIASVAEVMAQSNQAIDKAVANSTGESVDEEIARVQKVTLDEVVKDIREAGAGTKEISQVVAEDTGAALDAQIQGIPIDDNDGGNNNGNNGGNNNGGNNGVPVIIGTTDLVNTSFDQTFGSDGDDTLTGTSGDDAISAKQGNDSIVGNDGNDLLFGNQGDDFIDGNAGDDTLYGGKNNDTLLGSGGKDQLLGNLGNDSLNGGDADDYLNGNQGDDTLDGGEGNDSLHGGKDSDILSGNTGDDIVCGDMGSDNLAGNEGNDLLFGNAGSDNLNGGEGNDSLHGGKDDDTLTGGNGNDILNGDMGNDTLIGGAGSDLFVLKSGAGSDTITDFIDGEDLLGLSAGLTFENLTIIAGNNATLISAGDELLATLNGLQPGLITVNDFVQL; from the coding sequence ATGAATACTCCCTCCAATCTCCTTTTTATCGATTCAACGGTTGACGACAAAGAAAGCTTAATTGCTGGTGCTGTAGCCGGCACACCAGTCATCATCATCGATCCGCTGCGGGATGGAATCAGTCAAATTACGGAAGTTTTAGCTCAACACACGGGCATTTCTACCCTTCACATTGTCTCCCACGGCAGTCCAGGTTCTTTGCAACTAGGCAATACTAACTTAAGTTTAAATAACCTAGATCGCTACACAAAGAAACTACAATCTTGGACAAAGAACTTCTCTTGTGCTTCGATTATTCTTTACGGTTGCGAAGTTGCAGCCGGCGCAGTTGGTCAAGCTTTTGTGCAAAAGCTAAGTCAGTTAACAGGTACTGAGGTTGCAGCCTCTACGAATAAAACCGGCAGTGCAGCGCTTGGCGGTGACTGGGAAATGGAATACAGCACCGGCAAGGTCAACATTTTCTTAGCATTTGATGCCTCTGTGCTGGCATCTTACAGCTTTGTTCTGGCAAGCTTCGGTTCAGCCACTAGCTTTGGCGCACAAACTCCGCCTAACGGAGGAGGTAAGCCTCAGTACGTCTCCGTGGACGACTTAAACGGCGATGGCTTCCTCGATCTGGTCATCCCGAACCGCGTCGGCAATGTTTCCATTTTCTTGGGAGATGGCACCGGCAAGTTTGGCACAGCCACCAACTTTAACACCGGCCAATATGCGTTTGCTAGCGACATCGGAGATTTCAACAGAGATAATATTCCTGACATCGCTGTAGCCAACTGGGGCAGCAGCAATGTCTCTATCCTCTTAGGAACTGGAGGCGGCAACTTTAATCCCGCCACCAATTTTGCTGTCGGTCTAAGTCCCTGGTCTGTTACTACAGGTGATTTTAACCAAGATTCCTATCTTGACTTCGCCACGGCTAACACTGACGCTAATACGGTTTCCATTGTCTTAGGAAACGGCACCGGCAGCTTTGGTGCTGCTACAGATTTTGCTGTGGGTTCAAGACCTCAATCTGTTGCGGCGGGAGACTTTAACGCAGATGGCTTCCTTGATTTCGCTACCGCAAATTATAACTCTAACGACGTTTCCATCGTCTTTGGAACCGGCGGCGGAAATTTCGGCACTCCGACTAACATCGGCGTTGGAACCAATCCCTATTCTGTTGCCGTTGCCGACTTAAATGGAGATAGTATTCTCGATTTAGCGACAGCCAATGAAGGTTCTAGCACTGTTTCTGTCCTATTAGGGACAGGAGGGGGCAATTTTAACCCAGCAACTAACTTTAACGTCGGGCCAAATCCCCGTTCTGTGGCTGTTAGCGACTTCAACGTAGATGGCAAACTTGACTTAGTCACCGCCAATGGGGTGATCAGCAATAGTCCCACCGACAACATCTCCATCCTCTCAGGAGATGGCACCGGCAACTTTGAGCCGGCAAGCAACTTGAGCATTGGGACAGGGCCGTGGACTGCTGCTGTGGGCGACTTTAATGCAGATGGTTTACCGGATCTGGCGACCTCAAACTACTGGATTAATACCACCTCAGTTCTGCTTAATACTACAACTCCTGTGGCAAGCTTCGGTTCACCCACCAACTTTGGCGCAGGAAATCAGCCGCAGTACGTCTCTGTCGATGACTTAAACGGGGATGGCATCCTTGATCTGGTCATCCCGAACCGCGCTACAAATAATGTTTCCCTTTTGTTGGGAGATGGCACCGGCAAGTTTGGGACGGCTACTAACTTTAACACCGGCCTTTATGCGTTTGCTAGCGACATCGGGGACTTCAACTCAGATAATATCCCTGACATCGCCGTCGCCAACTGGGGCAGCAGCAATGTCTCCATCCTCTTAGGAACAGGAGGCGGCAACTTTAATCCTGCGACAAATTATAGTGTCGGTTCAAGCCCCTGGTCTGTTACCACAGGTGATTTTAACCAAGATTCCTATCTTGACTTCGCCACGGCAAACACTAGCGCCAACACGGTCTCCATTGTGTTAGGAAATGGCACCGGCAGCTTTGGTAGTGCTACCAACTTTGCTGTGGGTTCAACACCTCAATCTGTTGCGGCAGGAGACTTTAACGCAGATGGCATTCTTGACTTTGTTACCGCAAATTATAGTTCTAACAACGTTTCTATCGTCTTAGGAACCGGCGGCGGTAATTTTGGCACTGCGACTAACATCGGCGTTGGAACAAATCCCTATAGCGTTACCGTTGCCGACTTGAATGGAGATAATATTCTCGATTTAGCCACAGCCAATGAAGGTTCTAGCACCGTTTCCGTCCTGGTAGGCACAGGAGGGGGTAATTTTAACGCGGCGACTAACTTTAGTGTCGGGCCAGGGCCTCGTTCCGTAACCACCGGCGACTTCAATGTAGATGGCTTCCTTGACTTAGTCACTGCCAATGGCGTGGGTAGCAACAGTCCTACTGATAACATCTCCATCCTCTCAGGAGATGGCACCGGCAACTTTGGGCCGGCTCGCAACTTAAGCATTGGTACAGGGCCGTGGACTGCTGCTGTGGGCGATTTTAATACAGATGGTTTACCGGATCTGGCGACCTCTAACTACTGGAGTGGTAACAGCTCTGTTTTGCTTAATACAACAACGATTCATGCCAACAATGTCATCAACTACGCCATTACTGCCAACAACGCCACCGTTACCGAAGGCAACACCGGCACGACTCCCATCACCTATACCATCACCCGCAGCGGACGCACCAATGTTGCTAGCAGCGTCGATCTGAGCTTTGACGGAACCGCTACAAACAACACAGATTACACCCTCGCAGCCGTTGCCGGCACCGGCATCACCAATACTGCCAATACGGTTAACTTTGCTGCCGGTGCAACCTCTGCTACCATCACCCTGAATGTTGCCGGTGATGTGGTTAGTGAAACCAACGAAACGATTCAAGTTTCTCTAACTCCTAGCACCACTCCTGCCGGTGTTCAAGCAACCGTTCCCATCACGACTCCCGTCTCGACGACGATTACCAATGACGACACAGCAGGTTTTACGATTACTCCTGCCGGTGTCACGCTCAACACCACTGAAGCCGGGGGAACCGCAAGTTTTACGATTCGGTTAAATACTCAACCCACATCTGATGTCACCCTGGCTTTAAGCAGCAGCAAAACCGCAGAAGGCGCAGTCACTCCATCCGTAATATTCAATTCCACCAACTGGAATACCCCTCAAACTATTACCCTCACTGCCGTTAATGATAATGTTGCTGATGGCAATGTCGCCTATCAAATTAACGGCACCGTTTCCAGCAGTGATACCAACTACAGCGCCTTAACCTTCCCCTCTGTTAATGCCAGCAACACTGACAATGACATTGCCGGCGTTACCATTGTTCAATCAAATGGCAGCACTTCAGTTGCTGAAGGGGGTGCAACCGATAGTTACACCATTGCTTTAAATACTATCCCTTCCGGTATCGTTGATATTACTGCCGTTGCTAACAGCCAAACCCAAATCAGCACAGATGGGATTACGTTTGTCAACAGTGCCACCTTCACGCGCACCAATACCAGTCCTCAAACAATTACCGTACGAGCCATTAATGATAACGTCGTAGAAGGTAACCATACCGACACCATCACACACAGCATCCGTTATAGTACCGCTAGTGAATATCCCACCACACTCGCAATTAATCCCGTCACCGTCAATATCACCGACGCCAACCAACCCCCCACCTTAACCAATATCAACAAACCCGGCAGCGAAGACACCGCCATTACCTTTACGGCTGCTGATTTTACCAACGCCTTTAGTGATGCTAACGGCGACAGGCTGACGAAAATTAAAATTACGGCTTTACCAACTAACGGAACCCTCACATTAAACGGTGTTTCTGTCGCTGCCAATCAAGAAATCGCTGGCTCAGCGTTAGGCGGTTTAGCCTTCACTCCCAGCGCCAATTTTAACGGCAATGTTAGCTTCGGCTGGAATGGCTTTGATGGCACCACCTACGCAACGAGCAGCGCCCAAGTCAACCTCAATATTGCACCTGTTAATGACGCACCCACCGTCAGCAATATTAGCAAAGCTGCCAATGAAGACACCCTTATTTCCTTGAATGCTTCTGACTTCATCAGTGCATTTTCAGATGCTGACGCCAACAGCCTAACAAAAATTAAAATTACCACATTGCCAACCAATGGCACCCTCACCTTAAATGGCGTTGCTGTCACAGCCAATCAAGAAATTAACTTGGCTTCTTTAGCCAATCTTTCTTTCACCCCATCTGCTAATTTCAACGGCAGCACAAGCTTTAACTGGAACGGGTTTGATGGCACAACTTATGCAGTTGCCGGTGCGAGTGTTAGCCTCACTATCAATGCTGTTAACGATGTGCCGATTGTCAGTAATATCAGCAAATCTGGTAATGAAGACACCGCCATTACCTTTACGGCTGCTGATTTTACGAATGCCTTTTCAGATGCTGATGGCGATAGCCTGACAAAAATAAAAATTACTGCTTTGCCGACTAACGGAAACCTAAGGTTAAATGGTGTTTCTGTTGCTCCAAATCAAGAAATCGCTGTAGCAGCTTTAGGTGGTTTAAGTTTCACTCCCAATGCCAATTTTAACGGCAATGTTAGCTTTGGCTGGAATGGTTTTGATGGCACGAGTTACTCTGCGAGCAATGCAGAAATCAACTTAATTGTCAATCCCATTAATGACTTGCCGGTTGTCAGTACAATTAGCAAAATCGGAAGTGCCGGCACGGCAATTACTTTTACGGCAACCGACTTTCAAAGTGCTTTTGGCGATTTAGATAATGATGCTCTCAGCAAAATTAAAATTCCCTCACTTCCTGACAATGGAAGTCTGACGTTAAACGGGGTGGCTGTTACGGCCAATCAAGAAATTGAGCCGGCTGCTTTAGCAAACCTTGCCTTTACACCGGATGCCGATTTCTCTGGGGTTATCACTTTTGGTTGGAATGGCTTTGATGGCACGGCTTATGCGGCTGCCGGCGCAAATGTTAGCCTAGCGGTTGATGTGATTAACACTGCGCCAACTTTAGGAAATATCAGTAAAGCCGGTAATGAAAATGCTGACATTGCCTTTACCGCCGCTGACTTTACGGGTCAGTTTAGCGATGCGGATGGCAACCCGTTATCCAAAGTCAAAATTACTTCACTTCCCACTAACGGAACCCTCAAGCTTAGCGGCGTCTCTGTCACAGCCAATCAAGAAATTGAGGCGGCAGCTTTAGGAAATCTTGTCTTTTCCCCCAATGCCAACTTCGACGGCACAACCGGCTTTACTTGGAATGCATTTGATGGCATCGCCTACGCAACGGCTGCCGCGAGTGTTAACATCACTGTCAATAATGTTAATAACCTGCCGATTGTCAATACGGTGGTGAAACAAGGTAATGAAGACACGAACATTGGATTTTCTGCAACTGATTTTACGGGTGCCTTTGGGGATTTAGATGGCGATAGCTTAGCGAAAATTAAGCTAACTTCTCTGCCTCAAAATGGCACCCTGAATTTAGCCGGCAATCGCGTAACCGTTAATCAAGAAATTGCAGTGGCCGCGATCAATAACCTGACCTTTACGCCGACTACCAATTCTAATGGAACAGTTAGCTTTAACTGGAATGGTTCAGATGGCACGGCTTATGCGGCAACAGGCAACACGGTCAATTTGAATATCAAACCTGTTAATGATGCGCCACAGCAAATTATTGACCTTAACCGCAGTTACCGCTCCAGCGGAATCCCAATCAAAAACGTATTCACTGATCCAGATGGTGACCTTCTCACCTACAATCTAACTTTAGCTAACGGGGGTAGTATAAAAAGCAGTCCAAACAGCAGTTGGCTGAATTTTGATTTCAACAGTCAGGAAAATTCAATTACTTTGACGGGGACTCCTCCCACTCAATGGAACAGCTTCTTTGTAAATTTAACAGCAACTGACCCTTGGGGAGCCAGTGCTAATCATAGATTTGAGATTAGGAAGTCGCAATCGTACACAAGTGGCTGGGTGATTGATAATTACATTTCGGGAGCAACAGTCGTCTTAGATGCAAACACCAATGGCATCGTTGATGCCAATGAGCCATCGGCAACAACTAATACCAATGGCGAATTTAATCTCGATATTCCCTTCGAGACTTTCGACACGAACAATAATGGTGAAATTGACCCAGAGGAAGGCCGGCTCGGAGCATTCGGCGGCACAGATACAGCCACCGGCTTGCCATTAGAAACGCCTCTAACTGCACCGGCTTCTGCTACAGTCATCACGCTCTTAACCACTCTCATTCAAGATTTAATAGAGCAAGGAATTGAGCCGGATGAGGCGAATACTCAAGTTCTTACAGCGCTTTCTGTCCCCTCTGATATTGACTTAACCTCCTTTGATCCAATTCTTGCCACCAACAATAATCAAGCCGGTGGGGTGGAAGTTTTGGTAGCAATGACGCAGGTGCAAAACGTCATTACCCAAACAAATGCCTTAATTGATGGCGCTTCGAGTGCAGAGAATTCTGCAATCATGAAAGCGGTTGTGGCGGCTTTCACCACTCAAATAAAAGCCGGCACCACCTTAGATTTAAGTTCAGCCGAGCAGTTGGCGACACTGATTCAGCAAGCTGTAACAAACGTCAAACAAACAGATGCCAATCTTAACCCGATTGTAGATACACAATTCATCGCCTCAGTTGCTGAAGTGATGGCACAGAGTAATCAAGCGATTGACAAGGCAGTTGCGAATAGCACAGGTGAGTCAGTTGATGAAGAAATTGCTCGTGTGCAAAAGGTAACGCTGGATGAAGTGGTGAAGGATATTAGAGAAGCCGGTGCCGGCACGAAAGAAATTTCACAAGTGGTTGCAGAAGATACCGGCGCTGCATTAGATGCTCAAATTCAAGGCATCCCCATTGATGATAACGACGGTGGTAATAATAACGGCAATAACGGCGGTAATAACAACGGCGGTAATAACGGTGTTCCAGTTATCATCGGCACTACCGATCTCGTCAACACCTCTTTTGATCAAACCTTTGGCAGTGATGGCGATGATACGCTAACTGGCACCAGTGGTGATGATGCGATTAGTGCCAAACAAGGCAATGACAGCATCGTTGGTAATGATGGCAATGACTTGCTATTCGGCAATCAAGGAGATGACTTCATCGATGGCAATGCCGGCGATGATACGCTTTACGGTGGCAAAAATAATGACACGCTTTTAGGAAGTGGTGGCAAGGATCAGCTATTAGGCAACCTTGGCAATGACAGCCTCAATGGGGGTGATGCAGATGATTACCTCAATGGCAACCAAGGAGATGACACCCTTGATGGGGGTGAAGGTAATGACAGCCTTCACGGCGGCAAAGACTCGGATATCCTTTCAGGCAACACCGGCGATGATATTGTTTGCGGCGATATGGGGAGTGATAACCTTGCCGGCAATGAAGGGAATGATTTGCTGTTTGGTAATGCCGGCAGCGATAACCTCAATGGGGGTGAGGGGAATGACAGTCTGCATGGAGGTAAAGATGATGACACGCTGACTGGCGGCAATGGCAATGATATTCTCAACGGAGATATGGGCAATGACACCTTAATCGGCGGTGCCGGCAGTGATCTTTTTGTTCTGAAATCTGGTGCCGGCAGCGATACGATTACCGATTTTATAGATGGTGAAGATTTGCTGGGTTTAAGTGCCGGTTTAACTTTCGAGAATCTCACGATTATTGCTGGTAATAATGCCACTTTAATTAGTGCCGGTGATGAATTGTTAGCCACGCTAAATGGATTGCAACCCGGCTTGATCACTGTCAATGATTTTGTTCAACTGTAG